In the Pseudonocardia cypriaca genome, one interval contains:
- a CDS encoding putative protein N(5)-glutamine methyltransferase translates to MTATPLPTPVSDIIARLRAAGCVFAEDEARLLLDTARTPAELTDMVERRVAGLPLEHVLGWAEFAGRRVAVDPGVFVPRRRTELLAREAAARARPGAVVVDLCCGSAAVGVAVAAIVPGIELHAADVDPAAVRCARRNVSAVGGQVYEGDLDAPLPASLRGRVDVLVANAPYVPTDAVGLMPPEARLHEPRVALDGGADGLDIQRRVAAAAPRWLAPGGHLLIETSERQAPHTAAAIGAAGLTARVVHDAELDATVVVGRR, encoded by the coding sequence GTGACCGCCACCCCGCTCCCCACCCCCGTCTCCGACATCATCGCCCGGCTCAGGGCCGCCGGCTGCGTCTTCGCCGAGGACGAGGCCAGGCTGCTCCTCGACACCGCCCGCACCCCCGCCGAGCTCACCGACATGGTCGAGCGGCGCGTGGCGGGTCTCCCCCTCGAACACGTACTGGGCTGGGCCGAGTTCGCCGGGCGGCGCGTCGCCGTCGACCCGGGCGTCTTCGTCCCCCGCCGCCGCACCGAGCTCCTCGCCCGCGAAGCCGCCGCACGGGCGCGCCCCGGCGCCGTCGTCGTCGACCTCTGCTGCGGCTCGGCTGCGGTCGGCGTCGCGGTGGCGGCCATCGTGCCCGGCATCGAGCTGCACGCCGCCGACGTCGACCCGGCGGCTGTTCGCTGCGCGCGCCGCAACGTCAGCGCGGTGGGCGGCCAGGTCTACGAGGGCGACCTCGACGCCCCGTTGCCGGCCTCGCTGCGGGGCCGGGTGGACGTGCTCGTGGCCAACGCCCCGTACGTACCCACGGACGCGGTCGGGCTGATGCCGCCCGAGGCGCGGCTGCACGAGCCGCGCGTGGCCCTCGACGGCGGCGCCGACGGTCTCGACATCCAGCGCCGCGTCGCCGCTGCGGCTCCCCGCTGGCTCGCCCCCGGAGGGCACCTGCTGATCGAGACGAGCGAGCGCCAGGCCCCGCACACGGCCGCGGCGATCGGTGCCGCGGGCCTCACCGCGCGGGTGGTGCACGACGCCGAGCTCGATGCGACGGTGGTCGTCGGCCGGCGTTGA
- a CDS encoding class I SAM-dependent methyltransferase, with protein sequence MDENWERHADRLAARSLRAGDPTGWFEELYSAGRAGSVAVPWNRVQPHPLLAAWTRERAPDGTGLRAVVVGCGLGADAEHVATLGYDTVAFDVSGTAVDLARDRHPGSTVRYVVADLLALPPDWLGVHDLVVEVYTVQALPEPPRRRAIGEVARLVAPGGTLVVVAAARGDADPEPDGPPWPLTRDEIEAFATGDLGAVAINRIPDQDDPAFARWFAEFRRR encoded by the coding sequence GTGGACGAGAACTGGGAGCGGCATGCCGACCGCCTGGCCGCGCGGTCGCTACGGGCAGGTGATCCCACCGGCTGGTTCGAGGAGCTGTACTCCGCGGGTCGCGCCGGTTCGGTGGCCGTGCCGTGGAACCGGGTGCAGCCGCATCCCCTGCTGGCGGCCTGGACGCGGGAACGGGCACCGGATGGAACGGGCCTGCGCGCCGTGGTGGTGGGCTGCGGGCTCGGCGCCGACGCCGAGCACGTGGCCACGCTCGGGTACGACACCGTCGCTTTCGACGTCTCGGGGACCGCCGTCGACCTGGCCCGCGACAGGCATCCCGGCAGCACGGTGCGCTACGTCGTGGCGGACCTGCTCGCGCTGCCCCCGGACTGGCTCGGGGTCCACGACCTGGTCGTCGAGGTCTACACGGTCCAGGCGCTGCCCGAGCCGCCACGGCGCCGGGCGATCGGCGAGGTCGCCCGTCTCGTCGCGCCCGGTGGCACGCTGGTCGTGGTGGCGGCTGCCCGCGGCGACGCGGACCCGGAACCCGACGGGCCGCCGTGGCCGCTCACCCGCGACGAGATCGAGGCCTTCGCGACGGGCGATCTCGGCGCCGTGGCGATCAACCGCATCCCTGACCAGGACGATCCGGCGTTCGCCCGCTGGTTCGCGGAGTTCCGGAGGCGCTGA
- a CDS encoding FkbM family methyltransferase produces MFARAWGIARSLVIYHGQPAKHRRAVRLYGEFLGPGDLAFDIGAHVGGRVRTWRRLGARVVAVEPQPDCLRVLRLLFGRDRDVTIEPRAIGAQVGRARLGVSTATPTVSSMSQDWRESVAADRSFARVRWDRSVEVEVTTLDELIAEHGVPAFCKIDVEGFEADVLAGLSRPLPALSFEYLPPTHERALAVLERVQELGAYRYNYSPVETMRFASDGWLDAAELVRLLEGVRPLGRSGDVYARLTAGNEQPRIG; encoded by the coding sequence ATGTTCGCCCGTGCATGGGGTATCGCGCGCTCGCTGGTCATCTACCACGGCCAGCCAGCCAAGCACCGCCGGGCGGTGCGCCTGTACGGCGAGTTCCTCGGCCCGGGCGATCTCGCGTTCGACATCGGCGCCCACGTCGGCGGGCGGGTGCGCACGTGGCGGCGGCTGGGTGCGCGCGTGGTCGCCGTCGAGCCCCAGCCGGACTGCCTGCGCGTGCTGCGCCTGCTCTTCGGGCGCGACCGCGATGTGACGATCGAGCCGCGGGCGATCGGTGCCCAGGTGGGGCGGGCACGGCTCGGGGTGTCGACGGCGACGCCGACCGTGTCGTCGATGTCCCAGGACTGGCGGGAGTCGGTGGCCGCCGACCGGAGCTTCGCCCGGGTGCGGTGGGACCGCTCCGTCGAGGTGGAGGTGACCACCCTCGACGAGCTGATCGCCGAGCACGGCGTGCCGGCCTTCTGCAAGATCGACGTCGAGGGCTTCGAGGCGGACGTGCTGGCCGGGCTCTCCCGGCCGCTGCCCGCGCTGTCGTTCGAGTACCTGCCGCCCACGCACGAGCGGGCCCTCGCCGTGCTGGAACGGGTCCAGGAGCTCGGCGCGTACCGGTACAACTACTCGCCGGTCGAGACCATGCGGTTCGCCTCGGACGGCTGGCTCGACGCGGCGGAGCTCGTCCGGCTGCTCGAGGGCGTTCGTCCCCTCGGGCGCTCCGGGGACGTCTACGCGCGGCTCACTGCCGGAAACGAGCAGCCGAGGATCGGCTGA
- a CDS encoding STAS domain-containing protein, translating to MVTITPVQTGPVSVLTVSGEVDIASGPRLRAALDEIIDGPGGRAPAGLVLDLTGVTFLGSSGLAVLVDAHERATQRGVAMKIVIDRPGSPVARAFQAAAIHEHLDVHVSPAD from the coding sequence ATGGTGACGATCACGCCGGTCCAGACAGGTCCGGTCAGCGTGCTGACCGTCAGCGGGGAGGTCGACATCGCTTCGGGGCCGCGGCTGCGCGCGGCGCTCGACGAGATCATCGACGGCCCCGGCGGGAGGGCACCGGCCGGGCTGGTGCTCGACCTGACGGGCGTCACCTTCCTCGGTTCGTCCGGGCTCGCCGTGCTGGTCGACGCCCACGAGCGCGCCACCCAGCGGGGGGTCGCGATGAAGATCGTGATCGACCGTCCCGGCTCACCGGTGGCGAGGGCGTTCCAGGCGGCCGCGATCCACGAGCACCTGGACGTGCACGTCAGCCCGGCCGACTGA
- a CDS encoding MFS transporter: MTTEPTGTAEETGSSTKPRELRRVVFGALVGTALEWYDFFIYGTAAALVFNVLFFPQSDPAVGTITAFATFGVGFVFRPLGGILFGHIGDRIGRRATLILTTLVMGLSTGVIGLLPTYETIGVWAPVLLVLLRVLQGLGAGAEFGGASTLLAEHAPPSRRGYYCSYAQTGVQVGLVLATVSFLLVGLLSEEELRAWGWRVPFLVSFLLIGVSLYVRLRVEESPVFRRMLAEQQVIKLPVLETLRSYPRNLLIGVGAHIADTACAYLYATFTVSYATTTLGISRPTVLTGVIVFGLVVIVLQPVYGALSDRIGRKPLNLFSMVFTAIFIFPFFLLLETRQPVLVVLALVVATAFGWAPVIAVQPAFYAELFGARVRYSGFATSREVGAALAGFTPLIAAAMVAAAGGAPWVVAAYIAGLCVISLVAFLAAPESKDMDITEAGPSRLGRLSRPG; the protein is encoded by the coding sequence ATGACCACTGAACCCACCGGCACGGCGGAGGAAACCGGCAGTTCGACCAAACCGCGTGAGCTGCGGCGGGTCGTCTTCGGCGCGCTCGTCGGCACCGCGCTGGAGTGGTACGACTTTTTCATCTACGGCACAGCCGCAGCGCTCGTGTTCAACGTGTTGTTCTTCCCGCAGAGCGACCCGGCAGTGGGCACGATCACAGCGTTCGCGACCTTCGGCGTCGGGTTCGTGTTCCGGCCGCTCGGCGGGATCCTCTTCGGACACATCGGCGACCGCATCGGGCGGCGGGCGACGCTGATCCTGACCACGCTCGTCATGGGCCTGTCCACCGGCGTGATCGGGCTGCTGCCGACCTACGAGACGATCGGCGTCTGGGCGCCGGTGCTGCTCGTGCTGCTGCGCGTGCTGCAGGGCCTGGGCGCCGGAGCCGAGTTCGGCGGCGCGTCCACCCTGCTCGCCGAGCACGCCCCGCCGTCCCGGCGCGGCTACTACTGCTCGTACGCCCAGACCGGCGTGCAGGTCGGGCTGGTGCTCGCCACCGTGTCGTTCCTGCTGGTCGGCCTGCTGTCCGAGGAGGAGCTGCGCGCCTGGGGCTGGCGGGTGCCGTTCCTCGTGAGCTTCCTGCTGATCGGCGTGTCGCTGTACGTGCGGCTGCGGGTCGAGGAGTCGCCGGTGTTCCGGCGGATGCTCGCCGAGCAGCAGGTGATCAAGCTGCCCGTCCTGGAGACGCTGCGCAGCTACCCGCGCAACCTCCTGATCGGCGTGGGCGCACACATCGCCGACACCGCCTGCGCCTACCTGTACGCCACGTTCACCGTCTCCTACGCCACGACCACCCTCGGCATCTCCCGCCCGACGGTGCTGACGGGCGTGATCGTGTTCGGCCTCGTCGTGATCGTGCTGCAGCCGGTGTACGGGGCACTGTCCGACCGGATAGGGCGCAAGCCGCTCAACCTGTTCTCCATGGTGTTCACCGCGATCTTCATCTTCCCGTTCTTCCTGCTGCTGGAGACGCGGCAGCCGGTGCTGGTGGTGCTGGCACTCGTGGTGGCCACGGCGTTCGGGTGGGCCCCGGTGATCGCGGTGCAGCCGGCGTTCTACGCGGAGCTCTTCGGCGCGCGCGTGCGCTACAGCGGGTTCGCCACCTCGCGGGAGGTCGGCGCCGCCCTTGCCGGGTTCACACCGCTCATCGCGGCGGCGATGGTCGCCGCGGCCGGCGGCGCCCCGTGGGTCGTCGCCGCCTACATCGCCGGCCTCTGCGTGATCTCACTGGTCGCGTTCCTCGCCGCCCCGGAGAGCAAGGACATGGACATCACCGAGGCCGGCCCCAGTCGGCTCGGCCGGCTCAGTCGGCCGGGCTGA
- a CDS encoding ABC transporter substrate-binding protein, with the protein MRRPVRRLRTALAALAVAGTLAGCGAFGDAPTQSSETPPEGQATIRVGLPTGVTSFANADLAVAIEKGFLSEAGLTVETQNLKSGVSVVQGVVAGALEIGASSIEPVVNAAAGGGDVVIIGAYTDKLTVSSVAPADVLTPADLRGRQVGVQEVGAFREVMTRLVLQSAGLTQNDVSYIPVDAQSYNSALVDGRIQNAILQTEQAIAVQRDHPGFHSIAELSNVVPDYHYGTFFVSRAWLQANRDTAVKFMTALTRAHRFMYENKDETVKIVAKATEFDEQVIAQAYDSLLGQQGAFPVNTGLDKARIKKTMNRMRELGILEKEPPVYDQLVDAGPVIDAVDSLGVQSGDARWR; encoded by the coding sequence ATGCGACGACCCGTAAGACGTCTTCGTACCGCGCTCGCGGCCCTCGCCGTGGCGGGCACGCTCGCCGGGTGCGGGGCGTTCGGCGACGCCCCGACCCAGAGCAGCGAGACCCCGCCCGAGGGGCAGGCGACGATCCGGGTGGGCCTGCCGACCGGGGTGACCAGCTTCGCCAACGCCGACCTCGCGGTGGCGATCGAGAAGGGCTTCCTCTCCGAGGCGGGACTGACCGTCGAGACGCAGAACCTGAAGTCCGGTGTCTCGGTGGTGCAGGGTGTGGTCGCCGGCGCGCTGGAGATCGGCGCGTCGAGCATCGAGCCGGTCGTCAACGCGGCGGCGGGTGGTGGTGACGTCGTGATCATCGGCGCCTACACCGACAAGCTGACGGTCTCGTCGGTCGCCCCCGCCGACGTGCTCACCCCGGCGGACCTGCGTGGCCGTCAGGTCGGCGTGCAGGAGGTCGGCGCGTTCCGCGAGGTGATGACCCGGCTGGTGCTGCAGTCGGCGGGGCTCACCCAGAACGACGTGTCGTACATCCCGGTCGACGCGCAGTCCTACAACTCGGCCCTCGTCGACGGGCGGATCCAGAACGCGATCCTGCAGACCGAGCAGGCCATCGCCGTGCAGCGCGACCACCCCGGCTTCCACTCGATCGCCGAGCTGTCGAACGTCGTGCCGGACTACCACTACGGCACGTTCTTCGTGTCCCGCGCGTGGCTGCAGGCCAACCGCGATACTGCGGTCAAGTTCATGACGGCGCTGACCCGCGCCCACCGCTTCATGTACGAGAACAAGGACGAGACCGTCAAGATCGTCGCGAAGGCCACCGAGTTCGACGAGCAGGTCATCGCGCAGGCCTACGACTCCCTGCTCGGCCAGCAGGGCGCCTTCCCGGTCAACACCGGGCTCGACAAGGCCCGTATCAAGAAGACGATGAACCGCATGCGTGAGCTCGGCATCCTCGAGAAGGAGCCGCCCGTCTACGACCAGCTCGTCGACGCGGGCCCCGTCATCGACGCCGTCGACTCGCTCGGTGTGCAGAGCGGGGACGCGCGCTGGCGCTGA
- a CDS encoding zinc-dependent alcohol dehydrogenase: MTADVQTASATTRPIPDSMRAAVLFGPGDIRVVDRPVPQPGPHQVLVEVAMCGTCGTDLKIFDGHFPQTPPFGEFTPGHEWAGTVVALGESVDEFAVGDRVAIEVHAGCGRCDNCIIGKYTACLNYAKPGKGQRASGITVDGGFAQYAVHDVKALYKMPDNISFADAVLVTTAGTGLYGIDVAGGYMAGQDVVVVGPGPIGLMTVQLCRQLAARSVTLVGTRASRLELGARLGATEVINARETDPVARVRELTGGDGADWVIETSGGADVPDQCIAMTKRAGKIVFVAFYPGPVTLDLSAAVRSDISMYTSRGEGGNNVKRAMAMAAGGGLRGEELVTHRFPLEDIAEAFRVVRERDGDPMKVVIVP, from the coding sequence ATGACCGCCGACGTGCAGACGGCTTCCGCCACCACTCGCCCGATCCCGGACTCCATGCGCGCCGCCGTGTTGTTCGGGCCCGGCGACATCCGGGTGGTCGACCGTCCGGTGCCCCAGCCCGGCCCGCACCAGGTGCTCGTCGAGGTCGCCATGTGCGGCACCTGCGGCACCGACCTGAAGATCTTCGACGGCCACTTCCCGCAGACCCCGCCGTTCGGCGAGTTCACGCCCGGTCACGAGTGGGCGGGCACGGTGGTGGCCCTCGGGGAGTCGGTCGACGAGTTCGCGGTCGGTGACCGCGTCGCGATCGAGGTGCACGCGGGATGCGGGCGCTGCGACAACTGCATCATCGGCAAGTACACGGCCTGCCTGAACTACGCCAAGCCGGGCAAGGGGCAGCGGGCCAGCGGCATCACCGTCGACGGCGGGTTCGCCCAGTACGCCGTGCACGACGTCAAGGCGCTCTACAAGATGCCGGACAACATCTCGTTCGCCGACGCCGTCCTCGTGACGACCGCGGGCACCGGTCTCTACGGCATCGACGTCGCGGGCGGGTACATGGCCGGCCAGGACGTGGTGGTCGTCGGGCCGGGCCCGATCGGGCTGATGACCGTGCAGCTGTGCCGGCAGCTCGCCGCCCGCAGCGTCACGCTGGTCGGCACCCGGGCGTCGCGCCTCGAGCTCGGTGCCCGGCTGGGCGCCACCGAGGTCATCAACGCCCGGGAGACCGACCCGGTCGCCCGGGTGCGGGAGCTGACCGGCGGCGACGGCGCCGACTGGGTGATCGAGACCTCCGGGGGCGCCGACGTGCCCGACCAGTGCATCGCCATGACGAAGCGCGCCGGGAAGATCGTGTTCGTCGCCTTCTACCCGGGCCCGGTCACGCTCGACCTGTCCGCGGCCGTGCGCAGCGACATCTCGATGTACACCTCGCGCGGCGAGGGCGGCAACAACGTCAAGCGCGCGATGGCGATGGCCGCGGGCGGCGGTCTGCGTGGCGAGGAACTCGTCACCCACCGGTTCCCGCTCGAGGACATCGCCGAGGCGTTCCGGGTGGTGCGCGAGCGCGACGGCGACCCGATGAAGGTCGTCATCGTTCCCTGA
- a CDS encoding sugar phosphate isomerase/epimerase family protein — protein sequence MTHIWSVFTKAWSALPAEELGPLVAGLGFTGAEVPVRENTRVTPADAEERLPGFVERMRAEGVDVISVAADLAEPTFAACASAGVPLIRIMAGLGPDGYAASVARVREQLEEAAPLTERYGVQVGVQPHHGRFVSSALGVAQLLDGLPVDRFRVVWDAGHDALAGDDPRVTLELVADRLAIVNLKNGVYTRSDGGWRHWWVPGPEGMADWAAAFAELARLGWTGPVCLSGEYSDKGVPVEDRLRADLRAAQEAAGPLHGGRLVATGPPAPRRSTLRER from the coding sequence ATGACCCACATCTGGTCCGTCTTCACGAAGGCCTGGTCCGCGCTGCCCGCCGAGGAGCTCGGCCCGCTGGTGGCCGGGCTCGGCTTCACCGGCGCCGAAGTGCCGGTGCGCGAGAACACGCGCGTCACACCCGCCGACGCCGAGGAGCGGCTGCCCGGCTTCGTCGAGCGGATGCGCGCCGAGGGCGTCGACGTCATCAGCGTCGCGGCCGACCTCGCCGAACCGACGTTCGCCGCCTGCGCGAGCGCGGGCGTTCCGCTGATCCGGATCATGGCCGGGCTCGGCCCCGACGGTTACGCGGCCTCGGTGGCACGGGTCCGCGAACAGCTGGAGGAGGCAGCTCCCCTCACCGAGCGGTACGGCGTGCAGGTCGGCGTGCAGCCCCACCACGGGCGCTTCGTCTCCTCGGCGCTGGGGGTCGCGCAACTGCTCGACGGGCTACCCGTCGACCGGTTCCGGGTGGTCTGGGACGCCGGGCACGACGCCCTCGCCGGCGACGACCCGCGCGTCACGCTGGAACTCGTGGCCGACCGGCTCGCGATCGTCAACCTCAAGAACGGCGTGTACACGCGGTCCGACGGAGGTTGGAGGCACTGGTGGGTGCCCGGCCCGGAGGGCATGGCCGACTGGGCCGCGGCGTTCGCGGAGCTGGCCCGGCTGGGCTGGACGGGCCCGGTCTGCCTGTCGGGCGAGTACTCCGACAAGGGAGTGCCCGTGGAGGACCGGCTACGGGCCGACCTCCGCGCGGCGCAGGAAGCCGCCGGGCCACTGCACGGCGGGAGGCTCGTGGCCACCGGGCCACCAGCCCCCCGCCGTTCAACGCTCAGGGAACGATGA
- a CDS encoding carbohydrate ABC transporter permease, with the protein MTTELTRKLVVFACFLVTAVTLIPVVMMVLVAFQSDAESMAATPSFWPTSWHPENLERAFDLVPLGQYLLNTVIFAGGTTLLETATAALAAYAFARLEFRGRGVLFGIYLATLMIPTQVTLIPQFALVAKLQGIDTWAGMIIPHAFTALGVFLLRQFFLGIPRDYEEAARIDGANRWQAFTRIILPLAVPAIATLAVFKFIGQWNNLLWPLVISNTDATRTIPVGLQAFQDTHGTQWNLLLMAATVTTVPLIVIFFLTQRWFVRGITMSGFGGR; encoded by the coding sequence ATGACAACTGAGCTCACCCGCAAGCTCGTCGTCTTCGCCTGCTTCCTCGTCACCGCCGTCACGCTGATCCCGGTCGTGATGATGGTGCTGGTGGCATTCCAGTCCGACGCCGAGTCGATGGCCGCCACACCGTCGTTCTGGCCGACCAGCTGGCACCCGGAGAACCTGGAGCGCGCGTTCGACCTCGTGCCGCTCGGGCAGTACCTGCTCAACACCGTGATCTTCGCGGGCGGCACCACCCTGCTGGAGACGGCCACGGCGGCGCTCGCGGCGTACGCGTTCGCGCGGCTGGAGTTCCGCGGGCGGGGCGTGCTGTTCGGCATCTACCTCGCCACGCTCATGATCCCGACGCAGGTGACGCTGATCCCCCAGTTCGCGCTGGTGGCGAAGCTGCAGGGGATCGACACCTGGGCCGGTATGATCATCCCGCACGCCTTCACCGCGCTCGGCGTGTTCCTGTTGAGGCAGTTCTTCCTCGGCATCCCCCGCGACTACGAGGAGGCGGCCCGCATCGACGGCGCCAACCGCTGGCAGGCGTTCACGCGGATCATCCTGCCGTTGGCCGTGCCCGCGATCGCCACGCTCGCGGTGTTCAAGTTCATCGGCCAGTGGAACAACCTGCTCTGGCCGCTCGTCATCTCCAACACCGACGCCACCCGCACCATCCCCGTCGGCCTCCAGGCCTTCCAGGACACCCACGGCACCCAGTGGAACCTGCTGCTGATGGCCGCGACCGTCACCACCGTCCCGCTGATCGTCATCTTCTTCCTGACACAGCGCTGGTTCGTCCGGGGCATCACCATGAGCGGGTTCGGAGGCCGCTGA
- a CDS encoding carbohydrate ABC transporter permease produces MAVRTVPRAAAPPSPPPPRRRRRDGQARAAWLFLLPSFAGFLVFTAGPVVAAGVISLLDWNLFSPPTFAGLDNFWRLGADPTFWSALVNTAWFTLACVPLTIAVSLALALLLNRGLRRMAVFRSLLLLPYATITVAVAFVWIWLYIPTGGLVNAALGLVGIDGPAWLISDTWAMPALILMSVWKGFGFGMVVFLAGLQAIPQQLYEAARVDGASPWQSFRKITIPMLSPSFFFVVVTSIIGSFQVFDQALIMTNGGPGTGTTTLVMYIYRTGFENYDQGYAAAQSLVLFAFIAVITGIQFLLQRRLVHYDN; encoded by the coding sequence GTGGCCGTCCGGACCGTCCCGAGAGCGGCAGCGCCGCCCAGCCCGCCCCCGCCGAGGCGGCGACGGCGCGACGGGCAGGCGCGCGCGGCGTGGCTCTTCCTGCTGCCGAGCTTCGCGGGGTTCCTGGTCTTCACCGCGGGCCCGGTGGTGGCCGCCGGGGTGATCTCACTGCTGGACTGGAACCTCTTCAGCCCGCCGACGTTCGCCGGGCTGGACAACTTCTGGCGCCTCGGCGCCGACCCGACGTTCTGGTCGGCCCTGGTCAACACCGCCTGGTTCACGCTCGCCTGCGTGCCGCTGACCATCGCGGTCAGCCTGGCGCTCGCCCTGCTGCTCAACCGGGGCCTGCGGCGGATGGCGGTGTTCCGCTCCCTCCTGCTGCTGCCCTACGCCACGATCACCGTGGCCGTGGCGTTCGTCTGGATCTGGCTCTACATCCCCACCGGCGGGCTGGTGAACGCGGCGCTCGGGCTGGTCGGCATCGACGGGCCGGCGTGGCTCATCTCCGACACGTGGGCGATGCCCGCGCTGATCCTGATGAGCGTCTGGAAGGGCTTCGGCTTCGGGATGGTGGTGTTCCTCGCCGGCCTGCAGGCCATTCCGCAGCAGCTCTACGAGGCCGCGCGCGTGGACGGCGCCAGCCCGTGGCAGAGCTTCCGCAAGATCACGATCCCGATGCTGTCGCCGTCGTTCTTCTTCGTGGTCGTCACGTCGATCATCGGATCGTTCCAGGTGTTCGACCAGGCCCTGATCATGACGAACGGCGGTCCGGGAACCGGCACCACCACGCTCGTCATGTACATCTACCGGACCGGCTTCGAGAACTACGACCAGGGATACGCCGCCGCGCAGTCGCTGGTGCTCTTCGCGTTCATCGCCGTGATCACGGGGATCCAGTTCCTCCTCCAGCGAAGGCTGGTCCACTATGACAACTGA
- a CDS encoding ABC transporter substrate-binding protein: MPHRMSRRTALRLAGLAGLLAGCSSRPQGVATWSMWSSSPAEAEVWAAFSDHVEQRMGVESIPNLTSSSGYPTKLDLQLVSGTASIVTAINGQLLPTYAARGALRPLDDLIAADPDFDVDDFYPTIRAISSFAGRPYMIGFDVAPNVLYVNKTLLAERGVDPPSTTEPMTWAQFRELAIELSAPPDRFGFTCAPAIDDLVSWIYCAGGNVMNADATASALAAPEAMEALDFVIGLFVRDEVTPPIANLVTENALSNFLEGNVAFMQNGPWQVVNARKAKFEWDVVPFPAGPAGSTPRVSGSGFAIPAAVEGAELELAWNLVKTLTGTDALNIYAKAGRNNPARYSAGSAFRPPPANVGIVQRILAGEIAGGHPFDVTTNWNQVKQMLNQDLPRSFLGQITPAEAVAGLTPRLDVLMTQHQDNVRLAAQRRG; the protein is encoded by the coding sequence ATGCCTCACCGAATGAGCCGCCGCACCGCGTTGAGGCTGGCCGGGCTCGCCGGCCTGCTCGCCGGCTGCTCCTCCCGCCCGCAGGGGGTCGCCACCTGGTCGATGTGGTCGAGCAGCCCGGCCGAGGCCGAGGTCTGGGCGGCCTTCAGCGACCACGTCGAGCAGCGGATGGGCGTCGAGTCGATCCCCAACCTGACCTCGTCGAGCGGTTACCCCACCAAGCTCGACCTGCAGCTCGTGAGCGGAACGGCGAGCATCGTCACCGCCATCAACGGGCAGCTGCTGCCCACCTACGCCGCACGCGGCGCGCTCCGCCCGCTCGACGACCTCATCGCCGCCGATCCCGACTTCGACGTCGACGACTTCTACCCGACGATCCGCGCCATCTCCTCGTTCGCGGGCCGGCCGTACATGATCGGCTTCGACGTGGCGCCGAACGTCCTCTACGTCAACAAGACGCTGCTCGCCGAGCGCGGCGTCGACCCGCCGTCGACCACCGAACCGATGACGTGGGCGCAGTTCCGGGAGCTCGCGATCGAGCTGTCCGCGCCGCCCGACCGGTTCGGCTTCACCTGCGCCCCGGCCATCGACGACCTCGTCTCCTGGATCTACTGCGCGGGCGGCAACGTCATGAACGCCGACGCCACGGCCAGCGCGCTGGCGGCGCCGGAGGCGATGGAGGCCCTCGACTTCGTGATCGGCCTGTTCGTCCGCGACGAGGTCACGCCGCCGATCGCCAACCTCGTCACCGAGAACGCGCTGTCCAACTTCCTGGAGGGGAACGTCGCGTTCATGCAGAACGGCCCCTGGCAGGTCGTGAACGCGCGGAAGGCGAAGTTCGAGTGGGACGTCGTCCCCTTCCCGGCCGGGCCGGCCGGCAGCACACCGCGTGTATCGGGCTCCGGTTTCGCCATTCCGGCAGCCGTCGAGGGCGCCGAGCTCGAGCTCGCCTGGAACCTGGTCAAGACGCTCACCGGCACCGACGCGCTCAACATCTACGCCAAGGCCGGCCGCAACAACCCGGCCCGCTACTCGGCCGGGTCGGCGTTCCGGCCACCGCCTGCGAACGTCGGCATCGTCCAGCGGATCCTCGCAGGCGAGATCGCGGGCGGGCACCCGTTCGACGTCACCACGAACTGGAACCAGGTCAAGCAGATGCTCAACCAGGACCTGCCCCGCAGCTTCCTCGGGCAGATCACCCCTGCCGAGGCGGTCGCAGGCCTGACCCCGCGGCTGGACGTCCTCATGACCCAGCACCAGGACAACGTGCGCCTCGCCGCCCAGCGGCGGGGCTGA